From the genome of Oceanococcus atlanticus:
CGCCACCGTGGGCTGGGCCGCATTGGCCGGCAGATTCAGGGTGGTGGTGAGCAGCGAGGTCGCCTGCGGCGAGCTGCTGGCCGTCGAGAGCTGGATATCCGACAGCGAGGCGGTGTTGAAATTGCCGCCCGGCGTCGGCGCAAAACCCTGCAGGCGCAAGCCTTCCTTGCTGACCAGGAAACCGTCACTGTCGACGCTGAAAGCGCCGTCGCGGGTGTAGCTCAGCGCACCCTCATTGGACAGGGTGAAAAAGCCGTCACCGTTGATCGCCATATCCAGCGCGTTCGACGTGAAATTGACATTGCCCTGGGTGAACAACTGCTGCACCCCGGCCAGGCGTGAACCGCCCCCCACCTGGGTGTCGGACAAACCCACCGCGCTGGAATTGAACAGATCAGCAAACTGCGCCCGCGATTCCTTGAAACCGGTGGTGTTGGCATTGGCGATGTTGTTGGCGGTGACCGACAACTCGGATGCGGCCGCATTCAGGCCACTCAGTGCGATACGAAACGTCATGATGATTCTCCTTCGCGCGTATTCAGTACAGTGCCCGCACGGCACTCATGCTCACTTCGCCCAGTTGCTCGGTGCGCAACCGGGTGCCGTCACTGCCGCCCAGACCGACAGAGTCGACCCGGCCAGCCAGCAGCACGCCGATGGCGTCACCGCCATTCATGCGGGCTTCAAATTGGTACAGGCCAGCCTCTACCGGCTCGCCCTGGGTGTTCTGGCCATCCCAGCTCAAGCGCTGATTGCCGGCGGCATCGGCCTGCAGCGACAGCGTGCGAACCAGCTGACCGCTGTCGTCTTTGACGTCGACGATGACCTCGCCGGCGCCCTGGGTAACCACGGCGAGATCCACGCTCTGGCCCTCGGCATCCAGACTGACCACATCACCCGAAACCAGAATTTCGCGACCGATCAGACTGGCTGCCTGCAGAGC
Proteins encoded in this window:
- a CDS encoding flagellar hook assembly protein FlgD; this encodes MQVTDSTSSAALAATPKSSQLGQEDFLTLMITQFQNQDPFKPMENGDFLAQMAQFSTVSGLQELNDRFDTLAASISGDQALQAASLIGREILVSGDVVSLDAEGQSVDLAVVTQGAGEVIVDVKDDSGQLVRTLSLQADAAGNQRLSWDGQNTQGEPVEAGLYQFEARMNGGDAIGVLLAGRVDSVGLGGSDGTRLRTEQLGEVSMSAVRALY